A section of the Pan paniscus chromosome 11, NHGRI_mPanPan1-v2.0_pri, whole genome shotgun sequence genome encodes:
- the LOC130541785 gene encoding tripartite motif-containing protein 54-like — protein sequence MELLTLPALLLSCSHNFCKHCLELILVYQNCTQVQGWFCCPVCRKDIYLKGRGTNGLQGNILAENILEKLKEVLETLHTGEQNQLAQMCEKRGKIMNLLCLSDEKPICRIFKLSGDHSSHQVAKIADVYTERKASFAEDIQQVLQRSESTAQETEVWLESFLSCPHINRKTMFGSGFNSFLFRALGQQRTQRGSSDLSTSTTSTRTMIKTIGNCLISGIHSRSHMVTSKQELEHASELERLQWVAWDLAVPRQLCHQMLRLLQQHQNAIQFL from the exons ATGGAGCTGCTTACGTTGCCTGCACTGCTGCTGTCCTGTTCCCACAACTTCTGCAAACACTGCCTGGAGCTGATCTTGGTTTACCAGAATTGCACCCAGGTCCAGGGATGGTTCTGTTGTCCAGTGTGTAGGAAA GACATTTATTTGAAGGGCAGGGGAACAAATGGATTGCAGGGAAACATCCTGGCTGAAAATATCCTGGAAAAGCTTAAGGAAGTACTTGAGACACTTCACACCGGGGAGCAAAACCAGCTCGCTCAGATGTGTGAAAAGCGTGGAAAAATCATGAATCTG TTGTGCCTAAGTGATGAAAAGCCAATATGCAGGATATTCAAGCTCTCTGGGGACCACAGTTCTCACCAGGTAGCCAAGATTGCTGATGTGTACACAGAGAGGAAAGCTAGCTTTGCTGAGGACATTCAGCAGGTGCTGCAGAGATCTGAGAGCACAGCCCAGGAAACGGAGGTATGGCTTGAATCGTTCCTCTCCTGTCCCCACATTAACAGGAAGACAATGTTTGGTTCTGGTTTCAACAGTTTTCTCTTCAGAGCACTAGGCCAACAAAG GACACAGAGAGGCTCATCAGACCTGTCCACCAGCACCACCAGCACAAGGACCATGATCAAAACCATCGGAAACTGCCTGATCAGCGGCATCCACAGCCGCAGCCACATGGTTACCTCAAAGCAGGAGCTGGAGCATGCCTCCGAGTtggagaggctgcagtgggtggcCTGGGACCTCGCAGTCCCCCGCCAGCTCTGCCACCAGATGCTGAGGCTCCTGCAGCAGCACCAGAATGCGATACAGTTTCTGTGA